The genomic stretch CAGCAGCTCCAGGCCGGCCACAACTCGGTGCGCCTGCAATTGCCCCTGGATCTCAATCAAGGGCCTCGCCATGTGGAAGTGGTGCTGAGCACCGTGGCCGGCGGCTTTGAAGGGATACTGCGGGACGTCACCGACGAGGCCGAGCTGCTGCGGCGCATTCGCCACCAGGCCCGCCACGACGCACTGACCGGCCTTGCCAACCGCTATGCCTTCGACAAGGCCCTTGGCCGCGCCTGGCAGGACGGTACCGAGCACCATGGTCTGCTGTTGATGGACCTGGACCAGTTCAAGCTGGTCAACGACAGGTTCGGCCACGACCAGGGGGACGCCCTGCTGGTGGGGGTGGGGCAGCGTCTGCAAAGGGCCCTGGCTCCCGGCGCCATGTTGGCCCGCTTGGGGGGAGACGAGTTTGGGGTCTTGCTCAAAGGTAGCCCCCAGCACAGCATCGAAGCCCAGGCCGAGGCGCTGCTGGCGTCCCTTCGCGCCGAACCGGTGGCGGTGGCCGAACACCGCTTTTCGGTCACCGCCTCCATGGGCCTGGTGCCTTTCGGCGCCGCCCCCGACCCCAAGGCCCTCAAACGCATTGCCGACATGGCGGCCTACGCCGCCAAGGAGGCGGGTGGCGACCGGCTGCAGTGCTATCGGGAGGGCGACGGCTGGCTCAAAGCCAGGGAAGCGATGATGGTCTGGGCCGACAAACTGCGCCGGGCCATAGACGAAGACGCCCTGGTGCTGACGGTGCAAAGCATCGCCCTGACCCAACATCCTGCCAAGGTGGTACACCGGGAAGTGCTGGTGCGTTTGCTGGACCAGGGCCAACTGGTGGCGGCGGGGCATTTTATTCCCGCCGCCGAACGCTACGGCCTGATGGTGGCCCTGGACAGGGCGGTGATCCGCAAGGGCCTGGATTGGTTGGCGGCCATGCCGGGGGAACGGCTGGCCTTTAACCTGTCAGGGGCCTCCCTGTCGGACCAGGGCTTTTGCCGCTGGCTGCTCTCACTGCTGGCCCAAAGCCCGGTCGCCCCCCAACAGCTGTGTTTTGAGGTGACCGAAACGGCGGTCATCGAGCATTTGGGCCACGCCGTGGAGCTGATGGACGCCCTCAAGGCCCTGGGCTGCACCCTGTCGTTGGACGATTTTGGCTCCGGCATGAGCTCCCTTTCCTACCTCAAAGCCTTGCCGGTGGACCATATCAAGATAGACGGGGCCTTTATCCGCGAGATAAAGCACACCCATTTCGACCGGGTGGCGGTGCGCACCATCGCTTCCCTGGCCAGGGCCCTTGGCAAGATGACCATCGCCGAGTACGTCACCGACGAGGCCACCCTGGCGCTGTTAAAACGGCTGGGGGTGGATCTGGTGCAAGGTTATGCCATCGACCGACCAAGGCCCCTGGCCGAGCTTCATTCCTTGGCCAGCAGGGCCTGAAATTCCTCCATGTCGGCCAGGCTGTCGAAGTCTTCTTCGTCTCTGGCTGACTCTTTCAGGGCTTCCGACAGGCTGATGGCCCGGCCCAGATCGGACAGGGCCCGGTCTTTTTGCCCAAGGCCGGCCAGGGCGCAGGCCCTTTGGTAAAGGGCATGGGCATTGTCGTGATCCACTGCCAATACCTTGTTGCAGATGGAAAAGGCCCAGCGCCGTTCCCCCATCATCAAGGCCGCGTCGGCCTTGTGGGTCAGGGCGTCCAGATCGCCTGGCCGCAGTGACAGTATCTCGTCGTAGATCTCTATCTTGTTTTGGGGGCTGGGATCCTGTGAGGCCTTGAGCCACAGGGAATGGATATCCCCCAACCGCTCGATTTCCTTGTGCTGGTCGGCAATGGCCGAGGTCTTGCGTCTCAGCTCCTGTTCCAGGGTCTTAAGGCGCTTCTCGTAGACCTGGGTCAGGCGGTTTATCTCGTCGTTGGCAAACTGCTTGGTGTTGGCCTTGATCTCCCTGAGGCTCTGCCAGCCCACCAGGGCCAGCAGCGAGGCACCGCCGGCAATAAGGTAGAAGAAATAGGAGACGGTATTGGTGGAGTAGGTCAGGGCCCGCTCGGACAGGGCCAGGTCCCGCTGGGCCATTTCCTTGGCAAGCTGGGCCTTGTAGTCGAGCATCTCGGTGCGAAGGGCCTTAAGCTCGTCCAGCAGGTAGCGCTCCATCAGCGGTGGCAGTTCGGTGCGCACGGCTTTGGCATCGGCAGGTTGTTTGGGTTCGGCCCCCTGAAGGGGCAGGGCAAGCAGCAGGGCTAACCAGGCAAGGCGCATCATGACTCCTTAGGCGCTTTTGGACAGGGGAAACAGTTGGTCGAGGAAACGCTGGGCCGTGGGGTGGGGCTCGTGGTTGGCAAGGCCGGGGCGCTCGTTGGCTTCGATGATCACGTAGTCGCTTAGGGTGACGTCCGGCACCAACAGGTCCAACCCCACCACCCCCATATCCAGGGCCCTGGCGGCCTTCAGGGCCACGTCCACCAGGTGCGGGTGCAGTTGGCCTGTGACGTCCACCAGGCAGCCGCCGGTATGGA from Gallaecimonas xiamenensis 3-C-1 encodes the following:
- a CDS encoding putative bifunctional diguanylate cyclase/phosphodiesterase, with translation MPVGSSTFRYLPILFLVLLWSLLGTGGYWVLEQNRAHQRQQTHILALQIRERLKTFARERQAALAQLSAVWPQTHPNTENWFAQEADNLQNMLPGLSFLAWEDRKGVQRIARREAVPQSCAWHRGQVAISDSLGRINYGIALCQVMPTIIDSALATGFAATVRFDGQAIYSLGEPGEVSISEPFDWFGKPLELTLSPTARLGWHLYLMIGFAMLVALMLSVLVHSSLKRALALNRSRALFQAASQASIDGLLVLSQGERDWELSEFNSSLQRIMPVRQGQSLWDFCNQLQVPELAQRLRNLAGGDSITTSLTLNDGRWLHLQAVTADSNIAVTLRDITELKLAEHDLAAREAKYRRLIDGLRGHLIFSLDNLGNLEFVSGGASDLFGDSDINQVLAQLRQHPRWHQGKQQLQAGHNSVRLQLPLDLNQGPRHVEVVLSTVAGGFEGILRDVTDEAELLRRIRHQARHDALTGLANRYAFDKALGRAWQDGTEHHGLLLMDLDQFKLVNDRFGHDQGDALLVGVGQRLQRALAPGAMLARLGGDEFGVLLKGSPQHSIEAQAEALLASLRAEPVAVAEHRFSVTASMGLVPFGAAPDPKALKRIADMAAYAAKEAGGDRLQCYREGDGWLKAREAMMVWADKLRRAIDEDALVLTVQSIALTQHPAKVVHREVLVRLLDQGQLVAAGHFIPAAERYGLMVALDRAVIRKGLDWLAAMPGERLAFNLSGASLSDQGFCRWLLSLLAQSPVAPQQLCFEVTETAVIEHLGHAVELMDALKALGCTLSLDDFGSGMSSLSYLKALPVDHIKIDGAFIREIKHTHFDRVAVRTIASLARALGKMTIAEYVTDEATLALLKRLGVDLVQGYAIDRPRPLAELHSLASRA
- a CDS encoding tetratricopeptide repeat protein, which codes for MRLAWLALLLALPLQGAEPKQPADAKAVRTELPPLMERYLLDELKALRTEMLDYKAQLAKEMAQRDLALSERALTYSTNTVSYFFYLIAGGASLLALVGWQSLREIKANTKQFANDEINRLTQVYEKRLKTLEQELRRKTSAIADQHKEIERLGDIHSLWLKASQDPSPQNKIEIYDEILSLRPGDLDALTHKADAALMMGERRWAFSICNKVLAVDHDNAHALYQRACALAGLGQKDRALSDLGRAISLSEALKESARDEEDFDSLADMEEFQALLAKE